A single region of the Bicyclus anynana chromosome 16, ilBicAnyn1.1, whole genome shotgun sequence genome encodes:
- the LOC112046681 gene encoding uncharacterized protein LOC112046681, whose translation MWRAILLIVCAVGVHCRQNKVRDVTTACDKGSISIHLEMEKPFKGLVFSKDFSRECRVQGQMQSNISLHLPTNACGVRTSTLNTTVAEPGDHEDLYYTVELVVQMDRQLQQSSDQDLIVRCKLQPRAVRIVSSALEGVIKTKLREMTGHGHDGRRMRTGRNRQGWDNQGEMEQRQYLLESARAWMDLAPIVTGAEPATVEVGQPTRLLIQCTLPVGVGLRVTNCVAHDGLGEASQKLLDEAGCPIDETIFNKPSIHRHAQPEMDFTENPVDPKQNIEENIKISKDPDYIFKNMMMYQHAVTTFAAFKFPDRAKLHLSCGIELCKGPCPHVDCKVLQKPQQTKDGLVRKARLDKEAKGVVIDRLEVYNSIEVLAPNIELEDEASIRGSRRVEHVDEFVRGFSPGDKTICLSPGKMALAFCVLGVIFLCAIAVAFASLVRARRRMTREPVHTSLSFYTGSKSMFSSSGSSSSGLSGSKLLLTDSPYMDHHSSSSNNWPYTRAY comes from the exons ATGTGGCGTGCTATACTCCTCATAGTGTGTGCTGTGGGTGTCCACTGCCGCCAGAACAAGGTCCGTGACGTCACCACGGCTTGTGACAAAGGCTCCATCAGTATACATCTGGAGATGGAGAAGCCATTCAAGGGGCTGGTCTTCAGTAAGGACTTCTCGAGAGAATGTCGAGTTCAAG gTCAGATGCAGTCAAACATATCGCTTCACTTGCCCACCAACGCCTGCGGTGTGCGCACATCAACCCTCAACACCACAGTAGCCGAGCCTGGTGACCACGAGGACTTGTACTATACTGTGGAGCTGGTCGTCCAAATGGATAGGCAGTTGCAACAATCCTCCGACCAAGACTTGATAGTGAG GTGCAAACTGCAGCCGCGTGCGGTGCGCATAGTCAGCTCAGCGTTGGAGGGCGTCATTAAAACTAAACTTCGAGAAATGACCGGACACGGGCACGACGGAAGGCGGATGAG aacCGGTCGTAACCGACAGGGCTGGGACAATCAAGGTGAGATGGAGCAGAGACAATATCTGCTGGAGTCTGCCCGAGCTTGGATGGACTTAGCGCCGATAGTCACAGGCGCCGAACCAGCTACGGTGGAAGTTGGGCAGCCGACAAGATTGCTTATACAGTGCACTCTGCCAG TGGGAGTTGGTTTGCGCGTAACAAATTGCGTAGCACATGACGGGCTAGGGGAAGCTTCGCAGAAACTCCTCGACGAAGCAGGCTGTCCCATCGACGAAACGATCTTCAACAAGCCATCAATCCATCGACACGCGCAACCTGAAATGGACTTCACTGAAAACCCAGTTGACCCCAAACAAAATAtcgaggaaaacataaaaatatcgaAAGACCCTgactatattttcaaaaacatgatgATGTATCAACATGCAGTGACCACTTTCGCGGCTTTTAAGTTCCCTGATAGAGCAAAACTACATCTCTCTTGTGGGATAGAGTTATGCAAAGGCCCTTGTCCTCATGTTGATTGCAAAGTGCTGCAGAAGCCACAACAGACCAAGGATGGGTTGGTGAGAAAAGCTCGTCTGGACAAAGAAGCGAAAGGTGTGGTTATAGATAGGTTGGAGGTGTACAATAGTATAGAAGTACTGGCTCCTAATATAGAGTTAGAAGATGAAGCTTCAATTAGAG GTTCAAGAAGAGTAGAACACGTAGATGAATTCGTGCGCGGCTTCTCTCCAGGAGACAAGACGATTTGCCTGTCACCAGGAAAAATGGCACTTGCGTTTTGCGTTTTAGGAGTCATTTTCCTTTGCGCAATAGCCGTTGCTTTCGCATCACTAGTGCGAGCGAGACGGCGCATGACCCGTGAACCGGTGCATACATCCCTCTCATTCTACACTGGCAGCAAGAGTATGTTCTCTTCCAGTGGTAGCAGTAGTTCTGGCTTGAGTGGAAGTAAGCTCCTATTGACTGACAGTCCATATATGGACCACCATTCTTCTTCCAGCAATAATTGGCCCTACACTAGAGCATATTGA